One region of Candidatus Saccharibacteria bacterium genomic DNA includes:
- the rplC gene encoding 50S ribosomal protein L3, translating to MKALITRKVGMTTTIAEDGTATAVTLLSASPCVITQVKTDETDGYTAVQLGCEEVKESKIAKPQVGHLKGAKQIVRIMREFRVPELTEDLKVGEIINAEVFSVGDTVHVTGTSKGKGWAGTIRRHNFHRGRKTHGGRSYRRVGSIGSMYPQHILPGKKMAGHLGHEQVTVRNLKIALVDAEKGYIGVVGAVPGPRKGIVFVKGEEK from the coding sequence ATGAAAGCACTAATAACTAGAAAGGTTGGCATGACCACTACCATCGCTGAAGACGGTACTGCGACTGCTGTAACCTTGCTTTCCGCTAGTCCCTGCGTCATTACGCAGGTGAAAACCGACGAAACAGACGGCTATACTGCCGTTCAGCTCGGCTGCGAGGAAGTGAAAGAAAGCAAAATAGCAAAGCCGCAAGTCGGGCACCTTAAAGGAGCGAAGCAAATCGTGCGTATTATGCGCGAGTTCCGCGTCCCAGAACTAACCGAAGACCTCAAAGTTGGAGAAATCATCAACGCCGAGGTCTTTTCAGTTGGTGACACAGTCCATGTAACAGGTACCAGCAAAGGTAAGGGTTGGGCAGGCACCATTCGTCGTCACAATTTCCACCGCGGTCGCAAGACTCATGGTGGCCGCAGCTACCGACGAGTTGGATCAATTGGCTCTATGTACCCTCAGCACATTCTCCCAGGTAAAAAAATGGCCGGACACCTCGGTCATGAGCAAGTTACTGTCCGCAACCTTAAAATAGCACTCGTCGATGCCGAAAAAGGCTATATCGGTGTTGTTGGGGCAGTCCCCGGCCCACGTAAAGGCATTGTTTTTGTTAAAGGGGAGGAGAAATAA
- a CDS encoding nucleotide sugar dehydrogenase: MKNNTRTLAVVGLGYVGLPLAVEAALKGYTVTGIDINKSLLRLVDARTSPYANDTRFEKALARVAPKQLVTTTDYSALQSVETIIICVPTPTEHNVPDLSLIEIASKSVAAQLQKGQLIVLESTVNPGVTRDVVLPIIEKASGLVVGRDFYLAHCPERIDPGNPQYYVGNLNRVVGGVTPACTKKAVAFYKSIIDAKIIPLGSAEEAEFVKSWENTQRNVMIAMANSAAIICDAVGMDVQRVREGLQSKVDQFGLKLAVPGIGPGGHCIPEDIHYVIKRARESGIDTRFLDDAAELNDRMPKYAVRRLSGLVKAHGENLRDLRVALLGLAYKPDIADTRKSAAIEAGFVLQRYAGSVTAYDPYVVDSSLVRPFELSKSLESALRSSDVVFIATAHSEFEKILTPALLKKHHVRYVLDGRNILDKSAIEKAGIAYRGIGR; encoded by the coding sequence ATGAAGAACAATACTCGTACACTCGCTGTCGTTGGGCTCGGCTACGTTGGGCTGCCGCTGGCAGTCGAAGCAGCTCTAAAGGGCTACACGGTTACCGGCATAGATATAAATAAAAGCCTTTTACGTCTTGTAGATGCACGAACCTCGCCTTATGCCAACGACACGCGTTTTGAGAAAGCACTTGCCCGGGTTGCACCGAAGCAGCTTGTCACCACAACAGATTATTCGGCGCTCCAGAGTGTAGAGACAATAATTATATGTGTCCCAACGCCAACCGAGCACAACGTGCCAGATTTAAGCCTGATTGAAATCGCTTCAAAAAGCGTGGCTGCTCAGTTACAGAAAGGCCAACTGATTGTTCTTGAGAGCACCGTAAACCCAGGCGTGACACGAGACGTTGTGCTGCCAATTATCGAAAAGGCATCTGGCCTTGTGGTGGGCCGAGATTTTTACCTGGCTCATTGCCCCGAGCGAATCGACCCGGGCAACCCGCAGTACTACGTCGGCAACCTAAACCGAGTTGTTGGCGGTGTTACGCCAGCCTGCACAAAAAAAGCTGTGGCATTTTACAAAAGCATCATTGACGCCAAAATTATTCCGCTTGGGTCGGCCGAAGAAGCTGAATTTGTCAAATCGTGGGAAAACACACAGCGCAATGTCATGATAGCCATGGCAAATAGTGCGGCAATCATCTGCGATGCAGTCGGTATGGATGTTCAGCGCGTACGGGAAGGGTTGCAGTCAAAAGTTGACCAGTTTGGCCTTAAATTAGCCGTCCCAGGCATCGGTCCCGGCGGCCACTGTATACCAGAAGATATTCACTACGTTATCAAGCGCGCCCGAGAAAGTGGCATAGATACACGTTTCTTAGACGATGCGGCCGAGCTCAACGACCGCATGCCAAAGTACGCGGTACGGCGACTAAGTGGCCTCGTAAAAGCCCATGGTGAAAACCTGCGCGATCTACGCGTTGCCTTGCTAGGTTTGGCGTACAAGCCAGACATAGCAGACACGCGCAAATCCGCTGCAATTGAAGCTGGCTTTGTCTTGCAGCGCTACGCCGGATCCGTTACGGCCTATGATCCTTACGTTGTCGATTCTTCACTCGTTCGTCCGTTTGAACTTTCAAAATCGCTCGAAAGTGCTTTGCGTAGTTCCGATGTGGTATTTATAGCCACAGCACACTCTGAGTTTGAGAAAATTCTCACTCCAGCTCTTCTAAAAAAACATCATGTTCGGTATGTGCTAGATGGACGTAATATTCTAGATAAATCGGCTATAGAAAAAGCCGGCATTGCCTACCGCGGCATTGGCCGATAG
- the tuf gene encoding elongation factor Tu, giving the protein MAGTFDRTKPHVNVGTMGHVDHGKTTLTAAITMVLAKKLPSDVNKAVAYDQIDNAPEEKARGITIATSHQEYESEKRHYAHVDMPGHADYVKNMITGAAQVDGAILVVSAADGPMPQTREHVLLARQVGVPKILVFMNKMDLADADLVELVEEEIRDLLEKNGFDRDCPIIKGSAAKAVDGDAANEDAVMELVQAMDDYLPEPVRDLDKPFIMPIEDVFSIKGRGTVATGRIEQGIVKINEEVEIVGIRPTTKSVVTGIEAFKKSLDQGQAGDNAGVLLRGIERDDIERGQVLAKPGTITPHTEFDAEVYILSKEEGGRHTPFFKGYKPQFYFRTTDVTGEVELPADKEMVMPGDTVTFKVKLLAPIAMEQGLRFAIREGGRTVGAGVVTKITT; this is encoded by the coding sequence ATGGCAGGAACATTTGACCGCACTAAGCCACACGTAAACGTAGGTACTATGGGCCACGTCGACCACGGTAAAACAACTCTTACAGCCGCTATCACTATGGTGCTAGCAAAAAAACTACCAAGCGATGTCAACAAGGCTGTCGCTTACGACCAGATTGACAACGCACCCGAAGAAAAAGCTCGCGGTATTACCATTGCAACTTCTCACCAAGAGTATGAGAGCGAAAAGCGTCACTACGCCCACGTCGACATGCCAGGTCACGCCGACTACGTCAAGAACATGATCACCGGTGCTGCTCAGGTTGACGGCGCTATCCTCGTTGTGTCTGCTGCAGACGGCCCAATGCCACAAACTCGTGAGCACGTACTGCTCGCCCGCCAAGTGGGTGTTCCAAAGATTTTGGTCTTCATGAACAAAATGGATCTTGCTGACGCCGACCTTGTCGAACTCGTCGAAGAAGAAATTCGCGACTTGCTAGAAAAGAACGGGTTTGACCGCGATTGTCCTATCATTAAAGGCTCAGCTGCAAAGGCCGTAGACGGCGATGCTGCAAACGAAGACGCAGTCATGGAGCTCGTGCAGGCTATGGACGACTATCTTCCAGAACCAGTTCGTGATCTTGACAAGCCATTCATTATGCCTATTGAAGACGTCTTTTCAATCAAGGGTCGTGGCACAGTTGCTACCGGACGTATCGAACAAGGAATTGTCAAAATCAACGAAGAAGTCGAGATTGTTGGTATTCGCCCAACGACTAAGTCAGTTGTTACTGGTATTGAGGCCTTCAAAAAGTCCCTCGACCAGGGTCAAGCCGGCGACAACGCTGGTGTACTACTGCGCGGCATTGAGCGCGACGACATTGAGCGCGGTCAGGTGCTTGCCAAGCCAGGTACAATCACACCGCACACAGAGTTTGACGCTGAAGTTTACATCCTTAGCAAAGAAGAAGGTGGCCGTCATACGCCATTTTTCAAAGGCTACAAGCCGCAGTTTTACTTCCGCACAACGGATGTAACTGGTGAGGTTGAGCTACCGGCAGACAAAGAAATGGTTATGCCAGGTGACACAGTAACTTTCAAAGTTAAGCTGCTCGCTCCTATTGCTATGGAGCAGGGTTTGCGCTTCGCTATCCGCGAAGGCGGTCGCACAGTTGGTGCCGGCGTGGTCACAAAGATAACTACCTAG
- the rpsG gene encoding 30S ribosomal protein S7: MPRKVTASLVRDIPADRVYNSVAVQRLINRVMRDGKKQVAERLVYEGMQKAADKLKVENPLEVFDQAFGNVRPSVETRSRRVGGANYQIPFEVKGQRQNHLTTMWFVAACRSRKGMSMADRIALELMDAYNNQGNAVKKREETHRMAEANRAFAHFARG; the protein is encoded by the coding sequence ATGCCTAGAAAAGTTACCGCCTCACTAGTACGGGACATCCCGGCCGACCGCGTGTACAACAGTGTAGCCGTTCAGCGGCTAATAAACCGTGTCATGCGCGACGGCAAAAAACAAGTTGCTGAGCGCTTGGTCTACGAAGGTATGCAAAAAGCCGCCGACAAGCTAAAGGTCGAAAACCCACTAGAGGTTTTTGACCAAGCATTTGGCAATGTCCGCCCAAGTGTCGAAACTCGTTCTCGCCGCGTCGGTGGTGCCAATTACCAGATTCCATTTGAAGTCAAAGGCCAGCGCCAAAACCACCTAACTACTATGTGGTTTGTAGCCGCTTGCCGCAGCCGCAAGGGTATGAGTATGGCTGACCGTATTGCTTTAGAACTTATGGATGCCTACAACAACCAAGGCAACGCCGTTAAAAAGCGTGAAGAAACCCACCGCATGGCTGAAGCTAACCGAGCATTTGCTCACTTCGCCCGAGGCTAA
- the rplD gene encoding 50S ribosomal protein L4, with the protein MATPTFTSAGSKATTAAKLSKEVFGVEVKNHQLLRQAYETYLANGRKNLAVVKTRGLVRGGGKKPWKQKGTGRARFGSSRNPIWRGGGIVFGPTGEENYTKKISTTSKRVALRQALSLASTSGKLIVMEKLASKEGKTADMAKLLAKVGVTRDALVVVDTKTAELVNATANLQNVMLVSATYLNVFDIMNADHIVITNDALKAVETWLKPVQKAEVK; encoded by the coding sequence ATGGCTACTCCTACATTTACATCAGCTGGTAGCAAAGCCACGACAGCCGCCAAACTGAGCAAAGAAGTTTTTGGCGTTGAAGTCAAAAATCATCAGTTGCTCCGCCAGGCGTACGAAACTTACCTTGCTAACGGCCGAAAAAACCTTGCCGTTGTCAAAACCCGCGGACTAGTTCGCGGTGGCGGTAAAAAGCCATGGAAACAAAAGGGTACTGGCCGAGCCCGTTTCGGTAGCTCGCGCAACCCGATTTGGCGCGGCGGCGGCATTGTGTTTGGCCCTACCGGTGAAGAAAATTATACAAAGAAAATTTCAACCACAAGCAAGCGGGTAGCTTTGCGTCAGGCGCTTAGCCTCGCCAGCACCAGCGGCAAGCTTATTGTGATGGAAAAGCTGGCGAGCAAAGAAGGCAAGACTGCCGATATGGCTAAGCTTTTGGCCAAAGTTGGTGTGACCCGTGATGCCTTAGTAGTTGTTGACACAAAGACAGCAGAGCTGGTCAATGCTACTGCCAACCTGCAAAACGTCATGCTGGTAAGCGCAACGTATTTGAATGTCTTTGACATTATGAATGCTGATCACATTGTCATAACCAATGACGCCCTAAAAGCGGTTGAAACTTGGCTAAAGCCAGTACAGAAAGCTGAGGTAAAATAA
- the fusA gene encoding elongation factor G has product MADKKVEMKDIRNIGIIAHIDAGKTTTTEGILYRTGLKHKIGAVHEGGTTTDWMEQERERGITIVSAAVTCFWQGKQINIIDTPGHIDFTAEVERSLRVLDGACVVFDGKMGVESQSETVWRQADKYGVPRICFINKINQTGGDFYKSLESIHNRLSKRAFPVHLPIGFEQSINGVVDLVSMKAYTYTEFHDHELVEGDIPADMMEQVKKYRSLLIENAVAEDEAMLEKYFEVGEEGLTVADVKQAIRSAVLSSKFYAVTGGDGRGVIVEKVLDMVNDYLPAPSDCSNTWGVHPKTGDEIERKHDASEPLAGLAFKITTDPFVGKLAYFRVYSGTLQAGSYVLNSSTGEKERVGRIVRMQADKREDVTEVVAGDIAAIVGLKGTTTGNTLCDPVHPIQLENITFPEPPVSIAIEPKTKADQEKMSLALQRLAEEDPTFRVRVDDETGQTIISGMGELHLEILVDRMKREFSVEANIGQPQVAYRETIRKDAVEAQGKFVRQSGGRGQYGDVWLRLSQNEQGAGFEFINSIKGGVVPSEYISAVRKGIEEALGNGVLAGYPVVDVKVELYDGSYHEVDSSEMAFSIAGSMGFQEGFKRANPVLLEPVMKVVVVTPEEFMGDVIGDLNSKRGRIESMEDLSSGIKEITAFVPLGEMFGYTTNLRSMSQGRASSSMELAHYADVPNNVAEAIIAKNSK; this is encoded by the coding sequence ATGGCAGATAAGAAAGTAGAAATGAAGGACATCCGCAACATTGGCATTATTGCCCATATTGACGCGGGTAAAACAACCACGACCGAAGGTATTTTGTACCGAACTGGCCTAAAGCACAAAATCGGTGCTGTTCACGAGGGTGGAACGACTACTGACTGGATGGAGCAGGAGCGCGAGCGTGGTATTACCATTGTTTCGGCTGCCGTGACCTGTTTCTGGCAGGGTAAGCAGATAAATATTATCGATACACCTGGCCACATTGACTTTACGGCCGAGGTGGAGCGCTCACTCCGAGTCCTTGATGGCGCTTGTGTAGTATTCGACGGCAAAATGGGTGTCGAAAGCCAAAGTGAAACCGTGTGGCGTCAAGCCGACAAATACGGCGTGCCTCGTATATGTTTTATCAACAAAATCAACCAAACTGGTGGCGATTTTTACAAGTCGCTCGAAAGTATTCACAACCGTTTGAGCAAGCGTGCATTTCCCGTTCACTTGCCGATTGGTTTTGAACAAAGCATCAATGGTGTCGTAGATCTCGTTTCAATGAAGGCCTACACCTATACAGAGTTCCACGACCATGAGCTCGTTGAGGGTGACATACCGGCTGACATGATGGAACAGGTCAAGAAATACCGCAGCCTGCTCATCGAAAACGCTGTGGCCGAAGACGAAGCCATGCTCGAAAAATACTTTGAGGTGGGCGAAGAGGGGCTTACTGTGGCCGATGTTAAACAAGCCATTCGCAGCGCAGTCCTCAGTAGCAAGTTCTACGCAGTCACTGGCGGTGATGGCCGTGGCGTTATAGTCGAAAAAGTGCTGGACATGGTAAACGATTACCTGCCAGCGCCAAGCGATTGTAGCAACACCTGGGGCGTACATCCCAAAACTGGTGATGAAATAGAGCGCAAACACGACGCCAGCGAACCGCTTGCCGGCCTTGCTTTCAAAATCACAACCGACCCATTTGTCGGTAAACTTGCCTACTTCCGTGTTTACTCGGGAACTTTGCAGGCTGGTTCGTATGTGCTAAACAGCTCAACGGGTGAGAAAGAACGCGTCGGCCGTATTGTCCGTATGCAGGCAGACAAACGTGAAGACGTGACAGAAGTTGTCGCAGGTGACATTGCCGCCATTGTGGGGCTCAAGGGTACAACAACAGGAAACACACTTTGTGACCCAGTGCACCCCATTCAGCTCGAAAACATTACCTTCCCAGAGCCACCGGTGTCTATTGCCATAGAGCCAAAAACTAAGGCCGACCAAGAAAAAATGAGCCTCGCACTTCAGCGCTTGGCCGAAGAAGACCCTACCTTCCGTGTCCGTGTCGACGATGAAACCGGCCAAACCATCATTTCTGGTATGGGTGAACTTCACCTTGAAATCTTGGTTGATCGTATGAAGCGCGAGTTTAGCGTTGAAGCGAACATTGGCCAGCCACAGGTTGCTTACCGAGAAACTATTCGTAAAGATGCCGTCGAAGCGCAAGGCAAATTTGTCCGTCAAAGCGGTGGTCGCGGTCAGTACGGTGACGTTTGGCTTCGCCTAAGTCAAAACGAACAAGGTGCTGGTTTTGAGTTTATCAACTCTATTAAGGGCGGTGTTGTACCAAGCGAATACATATCGGCAGTCCGCAAAGGCATCGAAGAAGCACTCGGCAACGGTGTCCTCGCCGGTTACCCAGTAGTCGACGTAAAAGTAGAGCTTTACGATGGCAGCTACCATGAAGTTGACTCAAGCGAAATGGCCTTTAGCATCGCTGGTAGCATGGGTTTCCAGGAAGGCTTTAAAAGAGCAAATCCAGTGCTACTGGAGCCAGTCATGAAAGTCGTTGTTGTCACCCCTGAAGAGTTTATGGGTGATGTTATTGGAGACTTAAACAGCAAACGCGGTCGGATTGAGTCCATGGAAGACCTTTCATCGGGCATAAAAGAAATAACAGCATTTGTACCGCTTGGTGAGATGTTTGGTTACACAACCAACCTGCGCTCTATGAGCCAAGGTCGTGCCAGTTCCAGTATGGAACTTGCTCACTACGCAGACGTACCAAACAACGTCGCCGAAGCCATCATCGCCAAAAACAGTAAGTAG
- the rpsJ gene encoding 30S ribosomal protein S10, whose protein sequence is MADATQTQAGKQRIRIRLKAYDHKIIDQAAKQIVDTALRTGASLAGPIPLPTRKSTFTVVKSPHVFKKGREQFEMRVHKRLIDVFDPTPKTIDSLMNLSLPAGCDVEIKM, encoded by the coding sequence ATGGCAGACGCCACTCAAACGCAAGCAGGCAAACAGCGAATCCGTATTCGCTTGAAGGCCTATGACCACAAAATCATCGACCAAGCGGCCAAACAAATTGTCGACACCGCACTGCGCACGGGCGCGAGTCTGGCTGGGCCAATCCCATTGCCTACGCGCAAAAGCACATTTACAGTAGTCAAAAGTCCGCACGTTTTCAAAAAAGGTCGCGAACAGTTTGAAATGCGCGTACACAAGCGCCTCATAGACGTGTTTGATCCGACTCCAAAGACTATCGACAGCCTCATGAATCTGTCACTTCCTGCCGGCTGCGACGTCGAAATCAAAATGTAA
- a CDS encoding DnaJ domain-containing protein — protein MSNPPPKRFVDYYEILGLETDALPADIRQAYIHHAKQQHPDAGGSLEHMQLLNKAYETLRDPRTRKSYDSMHGFQTGTSTVQYRGDVAYDGAETDMTDDEMDEFIDAIFAEYSAKTVKQPLHKKAASVLKFYRPNGTK, from the coding sequence ATGAGTAACCCGCCCCCGAAAAGATTTGTCGACTATTACGAGATACTCGGACTAGAAACCGACGCTCTACCGGCTGATATACGTCAGGCATATATACATCATGCCAAACAGCAGCACCCCGACGCTGGCGGTTCGCTTGAGCATATGCAGCTGCTCAACAAAGCCTACGAAACACTTAGAGATCCACGCACAAGGAAATCATACGATAGCATGCATGGTTTCCAAACCGGTACGAGCACGGTACAGTACCGCGGCGATGTTGCATATGACGGCGCTGAGACAGACATGACGGATGACGAAATGGATGAGTTCATAGATGCAATCTTCGCCGAATATTCCGCTAAAACGGTCAAACAACCACTTCACAAAAAAGCTGCTTCTGTACTAAAATTTTATAGACCAAACGGAACGAAATAG
- the rpsL gene encoding 30S ribosomal protein S12: protein MPTINQLVRKPRTKVTSKTKSPALMRVTNNLKTKSYEKPAPFKRGVCVKVTTKTPKKPNSALRKVARVRLGNGYEVWAYIGGEGHNLQEHAVVMIRGGRVKDLPGVRYHIVRGTLDLQGVQNRKQGRSKYGAKKESK from the coding sequence TTGCCTACAATCAATCAATTGGTACGCAAACCGCGTACTAAGGTGACCAGCAAAACAAAATCACCGGCGCTCATGCGCGTTACCAACAACCTAAAGACTAAAAGCTACGAAAAACCTGCGCCGTTTAAGCGCGGAGTGTGCGTAAAAGTCACGACCAAAACACCTAAGAAACCAAACTCAGCCCTTCGCAAGGTAGCCCGCGTGCGCCTTGGGAACGGTTACGAAGTTTGGGCATACATTGGCGGTGAAGGCCACAACCTTCAGGAACATGCTGTTGTAATGATCCGTGGCGGCCGAGTCAAAGACCTTCCAGGTGTGCGCTATCACATTGTACGTGGCACACTCGACCTTCAGGGCGTTCAAAACCGCAAACAAGGCCGTAGCAAGTACGGTGCTAAAAAGGAGAGCAAATAA